The Candidatus Flexicrinis affinis genome has a segment encoding these proteins:
- the brxL gene encoding protease Lon-related BREX system protein BrxL, with product MLDLDSIDKLAAANFDGYLVRKDLVRTFSRQFPVPTYVVEFLLGRYCASVNEEEIEEGLEIVQRQLQSKTVKAGEQELFKSHAREQGQIKLIDIITAKLDSRTDTYVATLPSLQLKDVRIDPELVRSNERMLTGGFYAEITLGYDAAIAQEKHGRPFSIDNLREIQLSKRDVLDVVARGRRAFSTSEWIDFLLRSIGIEPEGLGERARTAFLLRMVPFVERNYNLIELGPRGTGKSHLFQQVSPYAHLVSGGKATVAQMFVNNASGQRGLVSQYDVVCFDEISGISFDQKDGVNILKGYMESGEFSRGKESIRADGSIVMVGNFDVDVEHQQRVGHLFGPLPPEMRNDTAFMDRVHSFLPGWDVPKIGKSLLTNHFGLVSDFLSEVWSSLRSHSYVSAVHSRVHFGGALSGRDTNSVNKTISGLLKLVFPSSIDLLSEEDLEWATRVALESRRRVKEQQKRIGATEFRNTHFSYVVGSDGIEKFVSTPELQSENSIGSDPLEPGQVWAISDGGPDEHPGLFRIEVTEGPGTGVRILNKPTPPAFRESIGYAEQNLYARARQLVGDKDPRQHEFSVQLRGFDAAKSGARTGVASLLALCSALLRKSIRGGLVMVGEINLGGSIEPVVNAVTIAEIAVEKGATSLLLPVSCRRQLLDLSDEMATRIDVQFYSDARDALLKALIE from the coding sequence ATGCTTGACCTAGACTCTATCGACAAGCTCGCGGCCGCGAACTTCGACGGATATCTCGTACGGAAGGACCTGGTTCGTACGTTCAGCCGGCAGTTTCCGGTTCCAACTTATGTCGTTGAGTTCCTACTCGGCAGGTACTGCGCGAGCGTGAATGAAGAAGAAATCGAAGAAGGTCTTGAGATTGTTCAGCGGCAGCTGCAATCGAAAACTGTCAAGGCTGGCGAACAGGAGCTCTTCAAGTCTCATGCCCGGGAACAGGGCCAGATCAAACTCATTGACATCATCACAGCGAAGCTCGACTCAAGGACGGACACATACGTTGCGACCCTTCCAAGCCTTCAGCTCAAGGACGTTCGGATTGACCCAGAACTGGTCAGATCGAACGAACGAATGCTCACTGGAGGATTCTACGCTGAGATCACCCTCGGTTATGACGCTGCAATAGCTCAAGAAAAGCACGGACGTCCGTTCAGCATAGACAACCTTCGCGAGATTCAGCTCTCGAAGCGTGATGTGCTTGACGTTGTGGCAAGAGGACGCAGAGCCTTCAGCACATCAGAGTGGATCGATTTTCTGCTCAGGAGCATTGGGATCGAACCCGAAGGTCTAGGTGAGCGAGCAAGAACCGCATTCTTGTTGAGAATGGTGCCATTTGTTGAACGTAACTACAACTTGATCGAACTTGGGCCACGCGGCACGGGAAAGAGCCACCTTTTTCAACAGGTCTCTCCATACGCGCACCTCGTATCTGGTGGGAAGGCAACGGTTGCGCAGATGTTCGTGAACAACGCGTCTGGTCAACGAGGCTTGGTTAGTCAATACGATGTCGTCTGCTTTGACGAAATCTCGGGAATTTCGTTCGATCAGAAGGACGGCGTGAACATTCTCAAGGGCTATATGGAATCAGGCGAATTCAGTCGCGGCAAAGAGAGCATTCGGGCCGACGGCAGCATCGTTATGGTTGGCAACTTCGATGTTGATGTTGAGCATCAGCAACGTGTGGGCCATCTCTTTGGTCCGCTCCCGCCGGAGATGCGCAACGACACCGCATTCATGGATCGTGTTCATTCGTTTCTTCCGGGTTGGGATGTACCCAAGATTGGGAAGAGCTTGCTCACAAACCACTTTGGATTGGTGAGTGATTTCCTCTCGGAGGTTTGGTCGTCGCTCAGAAGCCATAGCTACGTGTCCGCGGTTCACAGTCGCGTCCACTTTGGCGGAGCATTAAGCGGGCGCGACACAAATTCAGTCAACAAGACGATCAGTGGACTGCTGAAGCTTGTCTTCCCTAGCTCAATAGACCTTCTGAGCGAAGAAGATCTGGAGTGGGCAACGCGCGTCGCGTTGGAATCTCGGCGGCGTGTGAAAGAACAACAGAAGCGAATCGGTGCAACTGAGTTTCGAAACACTCATTTCAGTTACGTGGTTGGGTCGGACGGAATCGAAAAGTTCGTGAGTACCCCAGAGCTACAGAGCGAGAACAGCATAGGTTCAGACCCGTTGGAACCTGGCCAGGTTTGGGCAATTAGTGATGGTGGGCCTGATGAGCATCCTGGTCTATTTCGAATTGAGGTCACAGAAGGACCTGGGACAGGTGTCAGGATACTGAACAAGCCCACGCCACCGGCTTTTCGAGAGAGTATCGGCTATGCAGAGCAGAACCTATACGCACGTGCGCGGCAGTTGGTCGGTGATAAAGACCCTCGGCAACACGAGTTTTCGGTACAGTTGAGAGGATTTGATGCTGCCAAGTCCGGTGCGCGGACCGGTGTCGCGTCTCTTCTCGCCCTGTGCAGCGCGCTCTTGAGAAAGAGCATTCGCGGTGGGCTTGTTATGGTAGGAGAGATTAATCTAGGGGGTTCGATCGAGCCGGTGGTAAATGCAGTCACCATCGCAGAAATCGCCGTCGAGAAAGGGGCGACGTCTCTCCTTCTGCCCGTATCTTGCCGCCGACAGTTGCTCGATCTCTCGGATGAAATGGCTACTCGAATCGACGTTCAGTTCTACTCTGATGCTCGCGACGCACTTCTTAAAGCATTGATCGAATAG
- a CDS encoding recombinase family protein: protein MSGKSTKLTKQDPTIALCYIRLSWTREAKDSESPDRQRANILRVCEQNGWTPEFYEDAEGHKSGTTEKNRPGWLALKSRLADPDIAALVANDLSRLHRKGWRIGDLLDFVDEHEVKLVLAAQGKQIDFSTPLGRLMVQVGALFDEWYAKDIGQRSRDSIQYRKSEGKTVGIPPFGTKRDEKGYLIPTESGAWLLADGAFVRGKAGEAPPAESAVWRGFYEAAYRVLELYATGMIGIDKVAYRMQKEGWAYRNRAGDPIAFESDAVRRVVANWPEYGGHVSTLRAKERHPYKYPLENYVLNPDRAVYPIELLYRVGKARYDRTLVRTIDDGQHVDTHPYPLLGLLYCHHCDLLAGIARDPKRRTRLGGKNKTQDGRYRHKHGLNCGCKNRSIRRDIIENDFGRLIELLWVNTEQVEAMALLNVRALGIQDSQYGEKVEAEKRAAIAKCNRRIAAAQYLFEDGDISREEYLRRKDQNEREIAHWEARTAETDRVALELTMCQEVVERIAQSWRIGSDEDRQGLVRSLFEEVVVNLDTQRITGFKLKPWADTFVALRAALYADQEQGGGKKPALEGNQGLGTAVTPTGLCPSALHSTPAPPLTLTSSRLPRSVMNRSAHGFRRKPTICWASRSYTM, encoded by the coding sequence ATGTCTGGCAAATCCACTAAACTCACAAAACAAGATCCCACAATCGCGCTGTGTTACATCCGGCTGTCCTGGACACGCGAAGCAAAGGACTCAGAAAGCCCTGATCGGCAGCGGGCCAACATTCTGCGCGTCTGCGAACAGAATGGCTGGACACCGGAGTTCTACGAGGATGCTGAAGGGCATAAGAGTGGCACGACCGAAAAGAACCGCCCGGGTTGGCTTGCGCTGAAATCGCGCCTCGCCGACCCGGACATCGCCGCGCTGGTTGCGAACGATTTGTCGCGGCTACACCGCAAGGGCTGGCGTATCGGCGATCTGCTCGATTTCGTGGATGAACATGAAGTCAAGCTGGTGCTGGCGGCGCAGGGCAAGCAGATAGACTTTTCGACGCCGTTGGGGCGTTTGATGGTGCAGGTCGGCGCGCTGTTCGATGAATGGTATGCGAAAGATATCGGCCAGCGATCGCGAGACAGTATTCAGTATCGCAAAAGCGAAGGCAAGACGGTTGGAATCCCGCCGTTCGGAACGAAGCGCGATGAAAAAGGATATCTGATTCCAACAGAGAGTGGGGCGTGGTTGCTCGCAGATGGAGCATTCGTCAGAGGGAAAGCGGGCGAAGCGCCTCCAGCCGAAAGTGCGGTCTGGCGCGGATTCTATGAGGCAGCATATCGGGTGCTCGAGCTCTACGCGACCGGCATGATTGGCATTGATAAGGTCGCGTATCGGATGCAGAAGGAGGGTTGGGCCTATCGCAACCGGGCTGGAGATCCGATCGCATTCGAGAGCGACGCGGTCCGTCGTGTTGTCGCCAATTGGCCGGAGTACGGTGGACATGTTTCCACCCTTCGGGCGAAAGAACGACACCCGTACAAATACCCTCTGGAAAATTACGTGTTGAACCCTGATCGAGCAGTGTATCCGATTGAGCTGTTGTACCGTGTCGGAAAAGCACGGTATGACCGAACGTTGGTGCGCACCATTGACGATGGTCAGCACGTGGACACGCATCCCTATCCACTGCTCGGTCTCCTGTACTGTCATCACTGCGATCTCCTGGCGGGAATTGCGAGGGACCCAAAGCGGCGCACCCGCCTCGGTGGCAAGAACAAGACGCAGGATGGACGCTACCGGCACAAGCACGGGCTAAACTGTGGCTGCAAGAATCGGTCAATCAGACGCGACATTATCGAAAATGACTTCGGGCGGCTGATTGAGCTGCTGTGGGTGAATACAGAGCAGGTCGAGGCAATGGCGCTGCTCAACGTGCGGGCACTCGGTATCCAAGACTCGCAGTACGGGGAGAAGGTGGAGGCCGAGAAACGGGCAGCGATCGCGAAGTGCAATCGCCGGATCGCAGCAGCGCAATACCTATTCGAAGACGGCGACATCTCTCGCGAGGAATACCTGCGGCGCAAGGATCAGAATGAGCGCGAAATCGCGCACTGGGAAGCACGGACCGCGGAAACGGACAGGGTCGCGCTAGAGCTGACCATGTGCCAGGAAGTTGTCGAGCGGATCGCCCAATCATGGCGCATCGGCAGCGACGAGGATCGGCAGGGCTTGGTCCGCAGCTTATTCGAGGAAGTCGTCGTCAATCTCGATACGCAGCGCATCACCGGCTTCAAGCTGAAGCCTTGGGCAGATACGTTTGTCGCGCTGCGGGCTGCATTGTATGCGGATCAGGAGCAGGGTGGGGGCAAAAAACCAGCCCTTGAGGGGAATCAAGGGCTGGGTACAGCAGTGACCCCAACGGGACTTTGCCCCTCTGCATTACATTCCACGCCGGCTCCACCGTTGACCTTGACGTCATCAAGGTTGCCGCGTAGCGTGATGAACCGATCTGCCCACGGCTTCAGGCGGAAGCCGACGATCTGCTGGGCATCCAGGTCGTACACGATGTAG